GATTTTGAGCATGTACAAGGTGCATTTTTTGCATCCCTAAGAAAACATGGCCAGTATCTGGGAATAGGAGCCGTGGTTCTCTTTGGAATACTGGGTGTTCTGGGCAAGTAACAAAGATGCTTCTCTTAAGCCATTGTGTAAGACTAGGTgattttcaggtatttcccaactctatAGTCAATGTATTTgagatttttattttgtattcatGTTTCCATTTGAAATTGACCAACAGCGCTAGCAACATGGATGGTCCTTCAGTGCCTTGGCTGCAGCGATTTGATAAGTCTTCCCGTCTTCTCCTCTGCACATTGATGTCTGGGCCTGAGGGTGCCTTGTCTGCCTTCCGAACCCTTCAACGGTCTCAGTCTGAGGAAGATCCAAGGCAGGGCTTTGATTGGCAGGACTTCACAGAGAAGCTGTGTTGTTTAGAGCCTGTGCTCCAAGGACCCGAGAAGACCCTCCGCTTGTGAgtttctccagtccccatttaAAAAGCTTTGAATATAGTCGCCTTCATGTGCTGGTGTTACTTGGTTATTAAGAACCAGATTCTGCAATGCAACTTATGTGCCAGTGAAATTATAGGGAGTTGTGAGGAAAGAATTTCCTTGAGTTCCTTCCCTATTCATTTGAGCAGACTATAGGTATTGTGAAAGATGGCAGAGTTTTTGTGTATTAATACTTCTGTATACTTACTGAGAATGTATCCTTTCTGGATATCAGGAAGTTGTAACCTGAATACAATTTTATAAATTCGGTGTCTGTAACCTGGTCTGAAAAGAAACCTCTAGGcttgaagaaaagttggtttttataagccaactttctctaccacttaaggaagagtcaaactggcttacaatctccttcccttctcctccccacaacagacaccctgtgaggtaggtggggctgggagagctctaacagagctgtgattagcccaaggtcacccagctggcttcatgtgtaggagcctccgctactcatgtggaggagaggaatcaaacccagttctccagatcagagtccaccgctccaaaccactgttcttaactactacaacgtgctggctctctgaagaaAAATATCTTGTCCCTATAACAGAGGCTCTATGTATAGAAATGGGCAatggaagcttttcatggcatggaggtataTAGCATCACCCCATTAAGCCTCTAAAGGATAGGACATtaaaaggataggacattttcctccaagaTTGTTGATAACCTTAGCCAGACTCTATCTTTTGTGCTGTTGTGCAGTTAAGAGGCCTTGGAGGACAAAAACACATTATGGAAAACACAGGATGGCTGCTGAAAAGGCAGTTCTCTATTGCAATGTATAGTATTGAGTTCTCTATTGCAATGTATAGTAACGTTAGGGGAAAGGGCTGTAGTGGAGTAGTAGAGGACACATCTGCACATAGAAGGCtttaggttcaatccctagcatctccaattGGAAAGGgttgcagggctgggaaagatctctgcttgagaccttggagagctgccagTTATAACCCTGGGGTAGATAGtgcagtatcaggcagcttcatacgttcatATAAAATCTGTTGTGATATCATGATGATGTGGATTTTCCACCCACCACCATCGGCCTATCATTAGTAGctaatgatgtgtgtgtgaaggggaaaCACACCTTCAGAACCTAGAGTAAATTACTACAGGTCATAGAAAGGGGACTAGTTGACATAAGAATACTGTTTCAGGCAGCAGTCCTGCGGTTCTTATAGTATGTAGTTCTGAGGTATGTTACAAGTTACATAAAGGGTTGTTCATCGTGTTATAGAGTCAGCTCCTTACCTTGGTGGAACTGAGTAGACTTACTCCTGCTTTCCTTCTTCCATGTTATCCTTTCAGAAAACCGTTATTGCTGCTGCTTCCAGTCTTGTGCCGAAGAAATCTCTTTTCTCTGCTACTTATGGTAAAGTCTGTAGTGCCAAAAGACTTGCTTGTCCGTCTGCTTGAGACCTCCAAGCAGGAACCCAGCTCAGACCTCTGGGTGCAGAGATTGAAGGATTTACTACAAGTGGAGGTGCAGGAGAAGAGCTCCTTGACTCCAGTCCTACTAACAGATGCTTGCCAGCAACAACTGAAAGATCTGTGTCAGAAGGTTATGGCCCCTCATAGCAACAATCCTTGTTTAGGAAGAAAATTAAGCTGGTATGTTAAACAGACAGATCCCTGCTTGGCTGTGAATGAAATTGCTCCTGCCTCTGCATCTCAGATTAGGAAAAACAAGAAAGTAAGCAAGGAACCCATAAGCCCTGAAAatgagaggcagagaaagagggCTCGACTGGAAGTTGATGAATCAGATTCAGAACATTTAGAACCACATGCTGTGCAGAAGGGAGTTGGTGCAGCTGGAACAGGAAATGAACTCACAATGAATTCTTCTGTAAATGAAGATGTTCACAGTCAAATCAACAACACCTATCCAAGTTCTCAAAAGGAGGAAACCGTAGAAATGAGAGGGGCTAGTCAGGGTTCCGAAATGGACACTGCAGCAGAGGTCCCTGATTATATCAAGGTATTAACAAACTTTTAGATTCTCTGAATTCTTTCTTTTCTTAGTGAATTGGCAGCGTAAGTACATGGAATATAGTGTTCCTTGCCAGTAAGGCCCAAAAGGCTTCCTTTCTCCTCTGTTAATGACCACTAGACAGTATTGGAGCCCTTTGGAATAAGTAATCCACTGGAACATCTGTAGGACAGAAGTTTTAGGGAAGTGGTAGGAAGAGCAGACTGTGGAAGAAAAAGGTCCTGTGCTTTAGTTTGGCATGGAAATAGCAGGGCTGAAAAATAAGAGTTcacattttcatagaatcatagttagaagggaccacctggtcatctagtccaaccccctgcacaatgcaggaaattcacaactacattcccccccacacacacccagtgacccctactccgtacccagaagatggcaaaaaaaaaaaaaaaaaaacaaccctccaggatccctggccaatctggcctggaggacaattgcttcctgaccccaaagtggcgatgaTGACACCTGAGATCTTTCTAGCTATGATAAACAATATGACACATGAGGTGTCCAAAATGCTGAAAATTGGGGGAAGATATATAAAATATGCTGTGGCGTAGGCAAGCTCTTAACCAATAGTACACCTTGAGTCAAACAATCACAACTATCACTGGCTCAATCTTTATCCATGAGTAAAGAACCATCACTAGCTTTGGTTGGGATCTGTGTAGCTTGCCAGGATTAGATGCATTTAAGCAGGTGAATTCTCCAAGGGCATAACGTCCTTCCTGCTGAGTTTTTAATctgccttttccttcttcctATGCTGGAAACTTAACCGTAGGCCATCTCAGTGTCAATTTGAAATGTTAAAATACTTTGGTTCTCctaggttacacagcccggataacctacgagaaccaatgaactctgaccgtgaaagccttcgacaaaatgttaaaatacttctttatttTTTACAGACTGCTTTTCTTCAGACTGCTTGTTTCAAAGTGGTTTGAGGATTATAGCCCTGGCCTCATGTAACTGTTCTCCCCCACTCCTTGTTTTTAAGGAACATGTCCCAAAACTTAAGGAACTTTTGGTGATGCAGTGCGATGTAAGTATTTATTATTGCTTTTCTACTGTGGAGAGATGCCCTTAAAGGAAGTtctgttcagggtttttttttagtgctTCTAATGGCAGGGTCATATTTGTACCCTGCCATTAGAAGCACTCAAACTAGTTCAAATTTTAAATGGCATAAAACTCCCATTAAAATGCATTTGTTCTTTGGTCAAT
This Euleptes europaea isolate rEulEur1 chromosome 2, rEulEur1.hap1, whole genome shotgun sequence DNA region includes the following protein-coding sequences:
- the FANCE gene encoding Fanconi anemia group E protein; this translates as MDGPSVPWLQRFDKSSRLLLCTLMSGPEGALSAFRTLQRSQSEEDPRQGFDWQDFTEKLCCLEPVLQGPEKTLRLKPLLLLLPVLCRRNLFSLLLMVKSVVPKDLLVRLLETSKQEPSSDLWVQRLKDLLQVEVQEKSSLTPVLLTDACQQQLKDLCQKVMAPHSNNPCLGRKLSWYVKQTDPCLAVNEIAPASASQIRKNKKVSKEPISPENERQRKRARLEVDESDSEHLEPHAVQKGVGAAGTGNELTMNSSVNEDVHSQINNTYPSSQKEETVEMRGASQGSEMDTAAEVPDYIKEHVPKLKELLVMQCDHSDGTVPPELQVLNECTPSQLEGLCSLLQLSECPENELLQFCTWLVALSPDLSYSYAAILAGKLFLPRVLGLAEPASWPLTMALMMFCSKYARPVCCTLIPSIMQAPGKGLEQMRLLCKIIEECLEAEYVRLVFSQIVEMPWSEDLLTVVHSLLERQVELSAELFNLLVSNVCQMAQKLAKSMHYAKLVLSLLTKYQSSITSVHQYRLSGVLDLNETILKKSLQIALKRVTFR